ATCGGCAAACGCGATCGAGCCGGGCGCGATCGCGTTGACGCGGATGCGCTCGCCGGCCAGCGCCAGCGCCTGCGAGGTGGTGTACTGGCTCAGCGCCGCCTTCACCGCGGCATAGGCCGCGCCGTTCGCACGCGGGCGGAAGGCCGCGATCGAACTGGTGTGCAGGATGCAGCCGCGAGCCGACGCCTTGAGATGCGGCAGCGCCGCGCGCGAGGCGCGCACCGCGGCCATCAGGTCGACGTTGAAGCCGGCCAGCCAGCTCTCGTCGCCCTCGTCGAAGCCGTAACCGCTGGCGTTGTTGACCAGCACGTCGATGCCGCCGAGCGCGTCGGCGGCATTCGCCACATAAGCTTCGATCGCCTTCGCATCGGCCAGGTCACAGCCTTGCGCGTGCGCGACCACGCCGTGGGCCGCGATGGCCTGGCGAGTTTCCTCGAGAGCTGTTGCGCCACGGGCGCAGATGGAGACCCCGGCGCCAGCGGCGGCAAAACCCAGCGCGATGCTGCGGCCGATGCCACGGCTGCCACCGGCCACGACGACGCGAAAGCCGCGGAAATCGAACGGAGCCGGCAGCGCCTTGTTCATGCGCCGTCAGTGCCAGCCGGCAAACGCGAAACCGAAGATCAGCACCGCCATCAGCAGGAAGATGCCCAGCACGCACAAGGCCAGCTGGACGTAGCCGAGCACCAGCCCGGCCACCGCCATGCCGTCACCTTCCATGCGGTTGTCGATCGGGCTGCGGCGGATCTCGCCGCGTGCCAGGTGACCGCAGACGATCGCCACCAGCGCACCGATGAACGGCAGCAAGATCCACGTCAGGATGCCGAACACCAGGCTCACCACCGCCAGCGAACTGGTCGTGTTGCCCGGTCGATAAGACGGTTGATAGCTCATCGTTCGCTCACTCGTGAGGGAGGTGGCACAACGCCTTCGCGCATCGGACGGCCACGGACGACGAACGCCCGTGGCCGACTTTCGTCACACCGTGAACTTGATGCCCTGCGCCAGCGGCAGCGCGTCGGAGTAGTTGATGGTGTTGGTCTGGCGGCGCATGTAGACCTTCCACGCATCCGAACCGGACTCGCGGCCGCCGCCGGTTTCCTTCTCGCCGCCGAACGCGCCGCCGATTTCCGCACCCGAGGTGCCGATGTTGACGTTGGC
This is a stretch of genomic DNA from Rhodanobacter sp. FDAARGOS 1247. It encodes these proteins:
- a CDS encoding SDR family NAD(P)-dependent oxidoreductase: MNKALPAPFDFRGFRVVVAGGSRGIGRSIALGFAAAGAGVSICARGATALEETRQAIAAHGVVAHAQGCDLADAKAIEAYVANAADALGGIDVLVNNASGYGFDEGDESWLAGFNVDLMAAVRASRAALPHLKASARGCILHTSSIAAFRPRANGAAYAAVKAALSQYTTSQALALAGERIRVNAIAPGSIAFADGLWERRRVEQPELYRATLAKIPFGRFGTPEEIAHAALFLASPFAGWITGQTLVVDGGQMLSG
- a CDS encoding DUF4190 domain-containing protein, translating into MSYQPSYRPGNTTSSLAVVSLVFGILTWILLPFIGALVAIVCGHLARGEIRRSPIDNRMEGDGMAVAGLVLGYVQLALCVLGIFLLMAVLIFGFAFAGWH